Proteins from a single region of Elgaria multicarinata webbii isolate HBS135686 ecotype San Diego chromosome 23, rElgMul1.1.pri, whole genome shotgun sequence:
- the LOC134413201 gene encoding cartilage intermediate layer protein 2-like — MSVALHSWQQVGTTFLLNATALLLRGGIAFVKTRVSLAGEWTSWFNVDHPGGEGDFETLEAIRFYYRERVCAQPTAIQARTTEWELPEEVSEVVRYSPQEGFRCLNKDQPGGKSCSNYHVRFLCPPDPMDWLGWSEWSSWSACPRTACGISGVQSRHRTCLNRSVLATRKFPKCSGKSMERRSCNACKDPKWSTWGPWSHCSKTCGGDGNRVRRRSCTKSKLLRCVGRPVETQKCPQLPCPACQLSCDVGLPNEDCSSCTCSNHTLFGTVRSTEGRALTNARISLAERPLALLARSNPRGQFTVRGLCIRSGTNISASLERFAQGSASIVTNDSRASLVDIVLHRLEKPYLVAHPESKMRTVGQKVQLCCSAGGTPEPKKYYWYHNGTLLNRKVYKYNSSLVLRDLQARQSGAYHCKASNDHGSIKSSIAHLTVRDPGAPACMAQPEEYLIKLPDECLQDETGSYFYNVGHCPSAPCAGVFADGLQCQDTVEHCCGTRRMEVREVHCTGYILPIKVVTECGCTSCTQPKVLVRGKASAADDNEPLRFGEIYLGAKKIGFTGYQGTFTIEVPPDTQRLVVKFVDRMQKFVDAIKVFPLDQRGGAVYQEVKLMRKKKPVYLEAMETNIIPLGEVAGEDPVAEIVIPPGSFFRSNGQAYHGTVKASVTFVDPRDLAMVSAASSDLNFINAEGDLLPLRTYGMFSTDFWEEETRQGLETGRVEVKVDAQFIKMPEHVQKMKLWSLNPGTGLWEEEASFKLVKGRRNKREERAFLIGNLEIRERRLFNLDVPENRRCFVKVRTYINEKFNPSEQLEGVVITLINLEPRPGYPSNPQAWGRFDSVVTGPNGACLPAFCDGQRADAYTAYVTATMGGEELEAVPSSPKPDPRAVGVSQPYLNKLGYRRTDHEDPALKKTAFKINLAKPNQNNIDETNGPIYPYRSLKDCEEAPISANHFRFYRVEVDKYEYNVVPFKESDLTTWTGDYLSWWPNPQEFRACYIKVKIAGPHEYMVRSRNLGSSHPRTQGQLYGLRDSRSVQDRELHNTSAACVEFKCSGMLFDQGMVDRTSVSIIPQGSCHRTAVNRYLSEYLGRHPPVVENNATSAFAMLAPVDPLGHNYGIYTVTDQNPRLAKEIAIGRCFDGTSDGFSREMKSDRGTAVTFTCQEKPVGRKSFFQRLLESPAQTLTEIRREMGSNEQLRGPSQVVSYPSGLRTMFATPARRTASRRRRVGASQV, encoded by the exons ATGTCTGTGGCCCTGCATTCATGGCAACAAGTTGGCACCACATTCCTCCTAAACGCCACGGCTTTGCTCCTGCGGGGTGGCATCGC ATTTGTTAAAACTCGGGTCTCACTTGCAGGTGAATGGACCTCGTGGTTTAATGTGGACCATCCTGGAGGCGAGGGGGATTTTGAGACGCTGGAGGCCATCCGGTTCTACTACCGGGAGCGGGTCTGCGCCCAGCCCACGGCTATCCAAGCGCGGACCACTGAATGGGAACTGCCTGAAGAGGTGTCCGAAGTAGTGCGCTACAGCCCCCAGGAAGGCTTCCGTTGCCTCAACAAGGACCAGCCGGGGGGCAAAAGCTGCTCTAACTACCATGTCCGATTCCTCTGTCCCCCAG ATCCCATGGACTGGTTGGGCTGGTCAGAGTGGTCGTCCTGGAGTGCCTGTCCACGAACAGCATGTGGCATCAGTGGCGTCCAGAGCAGGCACCGAACCTGCTTGAATCGGTCTGTGCTGGCAACAAGGAAATTCCCAAAGTGCTCAGGGAAATCAATGGAACGCCGGAGCTGCAATGCCTGCAAAG ACCCCAAGTGGAGCACCTGGGGGCCGTGGAGTCACTGCTCCAAAACGTGTGGTGGTGACGGAAACCGAGTGCGACGCCGAAGCTGCACAAAATCCAAGCTGCTGCGCTGTGTTGGGCGCCCCGTGGAGACGCAGAAATGCCCCCAGCTACCCTGCCCAG CTTGCCAGCTCAGCTGTGACGTGGGTCTCCCCAACGAAGACTGCAGCAGCTGCACCTGCTCCAACCACACACTCTTTGGGACCGTGCGGAGTACGGAAGGGAGGGCTCTCACCAATGCCCGGATATCTCTCGCGGAGCGGCCGCTGGCCCTGCTGGCCCGAAGCAACCCGCGGGGGCAATTCACGGTCCGTGGCCTCTGCATCAGAAGCGGCACCAACATAAGTGCATCACTCGAGCGCTTTGCCCAAGGGAGCGCCTCCATTGTCACCAACGACTCGCGGGCATCCCTGGTGGACATCGTGCTCCACAGACTTG AGAAACCCTACCTGGTGGCCCACCCTGAATCCAAAATGAGGACGGTTGGACAAAAAGTGCAGCTTTGCTGCAGCGCTGGGGGCACCCCTGAGCCAAAAAAATATTACTG GTATCACAATGGAACGCTCCTGAACCGGAAGGTATACAAGTATAACAGCAGTTTAGTGCTGCGTGACTTGCAGGCACGTCAGTCTGGCGCGTACCACTGCAAAGCCAGCAATGACCACGGCTCTATCAAATCCTCCATCGCCCACTTGACAGTGAGAG ACCCAGGGGCTCCAGCCTGTATGGCCCAGCCGGAAGAATACCTTATCAAACTCCCTGATGAGTGTCTGCAAGACGAAACTGGTTCCTACTTCTACAACGTTGGCCACTGTCCCAGTGCCCCCTGTGCCGGGGTTTTTGCAGATGGCCTACAGTGCCAAGACACTGTGGAGCACTGCTGTGGAACGCGTCGCATGGAAGTACGGGAGGTCCACTGCACAGGCTACATTCTGCCCATCAAGGTGGTCACCGAATGTGGGTGTACCTCTTGTACCCAGCCCAAAGTCCTGGTCCGGGGAAAAGCTTCAGCAGCTGATGACAACGAACCCTTGCGTTTCGGTGAGATCTATCTGGGTGCAAAGAAGATCGGCTTCACCGGTTACCAGGGTACTTTCACCATTGAGGTGCCGCCTGACACGCAAAGGCTTGTGGTCAAGTTTGTGGATCGGATGCAGAAATTTGTGGATGCCATCAAGGTCTTCCCATTGGATCAGCGTGGTGGGGCTGTCTACCAGGAGGTCAAactgatgaggaagaagaagcctGTTTACTTGGAAGCGATGGAGACCAACATCATCCCTCTGGGAGAGGTGGCTGGAGAGGACCCTGTCGCGGAGATAGTTATCCCTCCAGGGTCTTTCTTCAGATCCAACGGGCAGGCATACCATGGGACTGTGAAGGCCAGTGTTACGTTTGTGGACCCCCGGGACCTTGCCATGGTGAGCGCTGCCTCCAGCGACCTGAACTTCATCAATGCTGAAGGTGATCTTCTTCCCCTCAGGACTTACGGCATGTTTTCCACGGACTTCTGGGAAGAAGAAACCCGCCAAGGTTTAGAAACAGGCCGCGTGGAGGTGAAAGTGGACGCCCAGTTCATCAAAATGCCGGAACACGTCCAGAAGATGAAGCTCTGGTCCCTCAACCCTGGAACCGGCCTGTGGGAGGAGGAAGCGTCCTTCAAGCTGGTGAAGGGGCGGCGCAATAAGCGTGAAGAGAGGGCCTTTCTTATTGGCAACCTGGAGATCCGTGAGCGGCGCCTGTTTAACCTTGACGTCCCTGAGAACCGCCGCTGCTTTGTCAAAGTCCGAACTTACATCAATGAGAAGTTCAACCCCAGTGAACAGCTAGAGGGAGTTGTCATTACTCTTATTAACCTCGAGCCTAGGCCAGGTTATCCATCCAACCCTCAGGCCTGGGGCCGGTTCGACAGCGTGGTGACGGGTCCCAACGGTGCGTGCTTACCTGCCTTCTGCGATGGTCAGCGGGCTGATGCCTACACAGCCTACGTCACGGCAACCATGGGAGGAGAGGAGTTGGAGGCTGTGCCATCTAGCCCGAAGCCCGACCCCCGTGCTGTGGGGGTTTCCCAGCCTTACCTCAACAAGCTCGGCTACCGACGAACCGACCATGAGGACCCTGCCCTCAAAAAGACGGCTTTCAAAATCAACCTCGCCAAACCCAACCAGAACAACATTGATGAGACCAACGGGCCGATTTACCCCTATCGGAGCCTGAAGGACTGCGAAGAGGCGCCCATCTCAGCCAACCATTTCCGGTTCTACCGCGTCGAAGTGGATAAGTACGAGTATAATGTTGTGCCTTTTAAGGAGAGCGACCTGACAACCTGGACGGGGGACTACCTGTCCTGGTGGCCCAACCCACAAGAATTCCGGGCCTGCTATATCAAGGTGAAAATCGCTGGGCCTCATGAATACATGGTGCGGTCACGAAATCTGGGTAGCAGCCATCCAAGGACCCAAGGTCAACTTTATGGCCTAAGGGACTCCCGTAGCGTCCAAGACCGGGAACTCCATAACACTTCGGCGGCTTGCGTTGAATTCAAATGCAGCGGGATGTTGTTTGACCAAGGAATGGTGGACAGGACTTCAGTGTCCATCATCCCCCAAGGAAGTTGCCATCGTACTGCTGTCAACAGGTACCTGAGTGAGTACCTGGGCCGCCACCCGCCTGTGGTGGAGAACAACGCCACATCCGCTTTCGCTATGTTGGCACCAGTGGATCCGCTGGGTCACAACTACGGCATCTACACCGTGACAGACCAGAACCCGCGCCTTGCCAAGGAGATTGCCATTGGGCGCTGCTTTGATGGCACCTCGGATGGATTCTCGCGCGAGATGAAATCCGACAGGGGCACAGCGGTGACTTTCACCTGCCAGGAAAAGCCGGTGGGGAGAAAGAGTTTCTTCCAACGCCTGCTGGAATCCCCAGCACAGACGCTGACGGAGATCCGGCGTGAGATGGGCAGCAATGAACAACTACGGGGGCCTTCCCAAGTTGTGTCTTACCCGTCAGGGCTGCGGACCATGTTCGCCACGCCGGCCCGTCGGACCGCCAGCCGCCGAAGGAGGGTGGGGGCTTCCCAGGTCTGA